One window from the genome of Nitrosopumilus sp. encodes:
- the ribB gene encoding 3,4-dihydroxy-2-butanone-4-phosphate synthase → MSLESALQSLKRGEFVLLFDSAGRENEIDMVVAAEFITPEHVARMRQHAGGLLCIAIDNNFATSLNLRYMHEILADSAISNKDMIMGLAPYGDHPTFSLSVNHYQTYTGITDKDRALTISEMAKIFNVDNRQKKFTSSFKTPGHVPLLIASKGLLAARQGHTEMSVYLAQIAGLTPVTAICEMMDAETYVALSVDKAKKYAKQNGVPLIDGKELLEFAKVN, encoded by the coding sequence ATGTCTCTTGAATCTGCATTACAATCTCTAAAACGTGGAGAATTTGTCTTATTGTTTGATTCAGCTGGACGTGAAAATGAAATTGATATGGTTGTAGCAGCAGAATTTATTACGCCTGAACATGTTGCTAGAATGCGTCAACATGCAGGTGGTTTACTCTGTATTGCAATTGATAATAATTTTGCAACATCTCTTAATTTGAGATACATGCATGAAATACTAGCTGATTCTGCTATTTCAAATAAAGATATGATTATGGGGTTGGCCCCTTATGGTGATCACCCAACTTTTTCATTATCTGTGAACCATTATCAGACCTATACTGGAATTACTGACAAAGATAGAGCATTAACAATTAGTGAAATGGCAAAAATCTTCAATGTTGATAATAGACAGAAAAAATTTACTTCATCATTTAAGACCCCTGGCCATGTTCCATTACTTATTGCATCCAAAGGATTGTTAGCAGCACGTCAGGGGCATACCGAAATGTCTGTTTATTTAGCACAAATTGCAGGTTTGACTCCTGTAACAGCAATTTGTGAAATGATGGATGCTGAAACATATGTTGCGCTATCAGTTGATAAGGCAAAAAAATATGCAAAACAAAATGGTGTTCCATTAATTGATGGAAAAGAACTTTTAGAATTTGCCAAGGTGAATTAG
- a CDS encoding GTP cyclohydrolase IIa, whose translation MIQLSILKITEYGPWTLTLGSDREHELQILQASLYKEVQKLFSEKNCIVFLNRADEFFVVSNGLELEDHIQIQKTLEKLFDLRLTISIGYGESPFEANLKAYEGKKNKIVLNAKYNIFGFVNGKSNSKVSIMHLDVDDLTSKRQTSSPYEISSIIFELYYKMIKFFLEQNSLTFFMGGDNFMVVANDAGKNSVQNFIDMIKNTDKIYLNCGIGNGNSGREAVKLATKSLDTIRKIRDSGKEKPEVYELSC comes from the coding sequence ATGATTCAACTTAGTATCTTAAAAATTACTGAATATGGTCCTTGGACGTTAACCTTAGGTAGTGATAGAGAACATGAATTACAAATACTTCAAGCATCACTTTACAAAGAAGTTCAAAAATTATTTTCTGAGAAAAACTGTATAGTTTTTCTAAATCGTGCAGATGAATTTTTTGTGGTTTCAAATGGTCTTGAATTAGAAGATCATATTCAAATCCAAAAAACTCTTGAAAAATTATTTGATCTTCGGCTAACCATTTCAATTGGTTATGGAGAATCTCCATTTGAAGCAAATTTGAAGGCGTATGAAGGAAAAAAAAATAAAATTGTATTAAATGCGAAGTACAATATTTTTGGTTTTGTCAATGGGAAGTCTAATTCGAAAGTTTCCATTATGCATTTGGATGTTGATGATCTTACTTCAAAACGACAAACTAGCTCTCCATATGAAATATCGTCAATAATTTTTGAGTTGTATTACAAAATGATAAAATTTTTCCTAGAGCAAAATTCACTGACATTTTTCATGGGTGGTGATAATTTTATGGTTGTCGCAAATGATGCTGGAAAAAATTCTGTGCAGAATTTTATTGATATGATAAAAAATACTGATAAAATTTATTTGAATTGTGGAATAGGTAATGGTAATTCTGGTAGAGAAGCGGTAAAATTAGCTACAAAATCTCTTGACACTATACGAAAAATTCGGGATTCCGGGAAAGAAAAACCTGAAGTTTATGAATTATCATGTTGA
- the ribH gene encoding 6,7-dimethyl-8-ribityllumazine synthase — MNIAIVVSEFNEEITSRMLAVAKEKAALMQLKISYTCMVPGSYDMPIIIDALLEKKEIDAVVTLGAIIKGQTKHDEVISHSTAKSITDLSLKHQKPVSLGISGPGMREKHAFARIRPVAERAVEAVIRISDELKRIKK, encoded by the coding sequence TTGAACATTGCAATAGTAGTTTCGGAATTTAATGAAGAAATTACATCTAGGATGCTTGCTGTGGCTAAAGAAAAAGCAGCTTTAATGCAATTAAAAATTTCTTATACATGTATGGTTCCAGGATCTTACGATATGCCTATAATTATAGATGCATTATTAGAAAAAAAAGAAATTGATGCTGTAGTAACTCTTGGTGCTATTATCAAAGGGCAAACAAAACATGATGAAGTAATTTCTCACTCTACAGCTAAATCCATCACTGATTTATCATTAAAACACCAAAAACCCGTCTCTTTGGGAATCTCTGGCCCTGGAATGCGTGAAAAACATGCCTTTGCTAGAATAAGACCTGTTGCTGAACGAGCTGTAGAGGCTGTTATAAGAATATCTGATGAACTGAAAAGGATTAAAAAATGA